A genomic segment from Lutibacter sp. A80 encodes:
- a CDS encoding aldo/keto reductase, with product MKYTNIPNTDIKVSKICLGTMTFGQQNSEKEAHEQLNYAVEQGVNFIDTAEMYSVPAQAATQGSTERYIGSWLKHQKRENLVVASKVAGPNESFKYIRENLGFSKDAIEDALTKSLNRLQTDYIDLYQLHWPERNANFFGKRNYVHNADEKWEDNFKEIIETLDQFVKQGKIRHYGVSNETSWGVMRHVSESNTNSLTRCKTIQNAYSLLNRFFEINLAEVAMRENIGLLAYSPLGFGTLSGKYLNGKMPDNSRIKLFPQYNRYSSKQSIFLTEKYAELAKELEISLAQLSLAFVNQREFLTANIIGATTMEQLEENIGSIHIELSKETLEKINKIQELQPNPAP from the coding sequence ATGAAATACACCAACATTCCAAATACCGATATTAAGGTTAGTAAAATTTGTTTAGGAACTATGACTTTCGGTCAACAAAATTCCGAAAAAGAGGCTCATGAACAATTAAATTATGCTGTAGAACAAGGTGTAAATTTTATTGATACTGCAGAAATGTATTCGGTACCCGCACAAGCCGCTACACAAGGTAGTACCGAACGTTATATTGGAAGTTGGTTAAAACATCAAAAAAGAGAAAATTTAGTAGTTGCTTCTAAAGTTGCAGGCCCAAATGAATCTTTTAAATATATAAGAGAGAATTTAGGCTTTTCTAAAGACGCCATAGAAGATGCTTTAACTAAAAGCTTAAACAGATTGCAAACCGATTATATAGATTTGTATCAGTTACATTGGCCTGAAAGGAATGCAAACTTTTTTGGTAAAAGAAATTATGTACATAATGCTGATGAAAAATGGGAAGATAATTTTAAAGAAATTATTGAAACTTTAGATCAATTTGTAAAGCAAGGTAAAATACGTCATTATGGTGTTTCTAATGAGACTTCTTGGGGCGTTATGCGTCATGTATCAGAAAGTAACACAAATAGTTTAACACGTTGTAAAACCATTCAAAATGCATATTCTCTTTTAAATCGTTTTTTCGAAATTAATTTGGCAGAGGTTGCTATGCGCGAAAATATTGGTTTATTAGCGTATTCTCCATTAGGTTTTGGAACACTTTCAGGGAAATATTTAAACGGAAAAATGCCCGATAATTCTCGTATAAAATTATTTCCACAATACAATAGATATAGTAGTAAACAATCTATTTTTTTGACTGAAAAATATGCAGAATTAGCTAAAGAATTAGAGATTAGTTTAGCACAACTTTCATTAGCTTTTGTAAATCAGCGTGAATTTTTAACAGCTAATATTATTGGAGCTACCACAATGGAACAATTGGAAGAAAATATTGGAAGTATTCACATAGAACTCTCTAAAGAAACACTTGAAAAAATAAACAAAATTCAAGAATTACAGCCTAATCCTGCTCCTTAG
- a CDS encoding alginate export family protein produces the protein MNLRYTFVIILSFIVSQTFAQFTLSGELRPRTEFRNGYKTLNFENADAAFATSQRTRLNFNYATEFYSFYVSLQDVRVWGDVSQLNVSDKNGLAIHQAWGLVNFKEMKLKAGRQEIVYDDHRIFGNVGWATQARSHDALVLKFGKTFNLDIGLAFNQDYEKLSGTIYTTSNNYKALQYAWFHKTLNNFSTSFLFLNNGLQYIDIIDSENSETRYSQTIGTHLKYKFSDALNASSNIYYQFGKDVFSKDLDAYLIGMNLGYKVSENWNLGLGFEVQSGNAYNDDLSTNHAFTPFYGTNHKFNGFMDYFYVGNHMNSTGLIDVFASASTKIGEKSNLSLYLHNFTSHAKIAENIDKQLGTEIDIVYNYKYTKDVTIGAGYSQMFASEGMEVLKNVPNPSNANNWAWVMLTINPTLFTSK, from the coding sequence ATGAATTTAAGATATACATTTGTTATAATTTTAAGTTTTATAGTTTCTCAAACATTTGCTCAATTTACATTGAGTGGGGAGTTAAGACCTAGAACTGAATTTAGAAATGGATATAAAACTCTAAATTTTGAAAATGCAGATGCTGCTTTTGCTACTTCACAACGTACGCGTTTAAATTTTAACTACGCTACTGAATTTTATAGCTTTTACGTTAGCCTACAAGATGTGAGAGTTTGGGGAGATGTATCACAATTAAATGTAAGTGATAAAAATGGTTTGGCAATTCACCAAGCTTGGGGATTGGTAAATTTCAAAGAAATGAAATTAAAAGCTGGACGTCAAGAAATTGTTTATGATGATCATAGAATTTTTGGAAACGTTGGTTGGGCAACACAAGCAAGAAGCCATGATGCCTTGGTTTTAAAGTTTGGAAAAACCTTTAATTTAGATATTGGTTTAGCTTTTAATCAGGACTATGAAAAACTTTCTGGTACTATTTATACAACTTCAAATAATTACAAAGCATTACAATATGCTTGGTTTCATAAAACTTTAAATAATTTTAGTACAAGTTTTTTATTTTTAAATAATGGGTTACAATACATTGATATTATTGATTCAGAAAATAGCGAAACTCGTTATAGTCAAACCATAGGAACACATTTAAAGTATAAATTTTCAGATGCTTTAAATGCAAGTTCTAACATCTATTATCAATTTGGAAAAGATGTCTTTTCTAAAGATTTAGATGCCTATTTAATAGGAATGAATTTAGGTTATAAAGTTTCAGAAAATTGGAATCTTGGGCTTGGTTTTGAAGTACAATCGGGTAATGCTTATAACGATGATTTATCAACAAATCATGCCTTTACACCATTCTATGGAACCAATCATAAATTCAACGGATTTATGGACTACTTTTATGTTGGAAACCATATGAATAGCACAGGTTTAATTGATGTTTTTGCAAGTGCTTCAACAAAAATAGGCGAAAAATCTAACCTAAGTTTATACCTACATAATTTTACATCACATGCTAAAATTGCCGAAAATATAGATAAGCAATTGGGAACAGAAATAGACATTGTATACAATTATAAGTATACAAAAGATGTAACTATTGGTGCAGGGTATTCTCAAATGTTTGCTTCAGAAGGTATGGAAGTTCTTAAAAATGTACCAAACCCTTCAAATGCAAATAACTGGGCTTGGGTAATGTTAACAATTAATCCAACACTTTTTACAAGTAAATAA
- the nrfH gene encoding cytochrome c nitrite reductase small subunit, which yields MKKLVRFLIPPKEWRLPVIILLGAICGLGLYAMVESKAISYLSDDPKTCANCHVMTPQYTTWQNSSHREWASCNDCHVPHDNIFNTYYFKAKDGLYHASVFTTRGEPEVIKMKEAGNEVVQNNCIRCHQDQVTDARLNGMIATHFEDRTERKCWTCHQEVPHGSIHSLSSVKYYGKISDEHQETVPNWLSKFLNKSEKQKDKKDE from the coding sequence ATGAAAAAATTAGTTCGATTTTTAATTCCACCTAAAGAATGGCGTTTGCCAGTAATTATTTTACTGGGTGCTATTTGTGGGTTAGGTTTGTACGCAATGGTTGAATCAAAGGCCATATCTTATTTGTCTGATGATCCAAAAACGTGTGCTAATTGTCATGTAATGACTCCACAATATACAACTTGGCAAAACAGCTCTCACCGAGAATGGGCTTCTTGTAACGATTGCCATGTACCTCATGATAATATTTTTAACACCTATTATTTTAAAGCCAAAGACGGTTTATACCATGCTTCAGTTTTTACAACTCGTGGTGAACCAGAAGTAATTAAAATGAAAGAAGCTGGTAATGAAGTGGTTCAAAATAACTGTATTCGTTGTCATCAAGATCAAGTTACCGATGCGCGCTTAAATGGAATGATAGCAACGCATTTTGAAGATAGAACAGAACGTAAATGTTGGACCTGTCATCAAGAAGTTCCACACGGAAGTATACATAGTTTATCTTCAGTAAAATACTACGGAAAAATTTCAGATGAACATCAAGAAACAGTACCAAATTGGCTTAGTAAATTTTTAAATAAATCAGAAAAACAAAAAGATAAAAAAGATGAGTAA
- the nrfA gene encoding ammonia-forming cytochrome c nitrite reductase, translating into MSNKRKPWMNWMLFLASLVIVFLLGLLVSSITERKMEAKFAYTPMTEINKLEPRNEVWGENFPREFQSYYKTADTTFRSKYNGNAMIDMLEEDPRLVVLWAGYGFSKDYNQGRGHVYAIEDVRNTLRTGAPTGPEDGPMPSTCWTCKSPDVPRLINEIGVDAYYSGKWASKGTEIVNPIGCANCHDEESMRLTITQPALIEAFERQGKDITKASHNEMRSLVCAQCHVEYYFNKNLPEKEGIPYLVFPWDDGQTVEDMEKYYDNIEFSDWTHAISKAPMLKAQHPGYETYNMGIHGQRGVSCADCHMPYKTEGGQKFTDHHIQSPLNNVANSCQVCHREEKDELIANVFSNQDRIIENRDQLERLLVRAHVEAGKCWELGATEAQMKDILHGIRIGQWRWDYVAASHGGSFHAPVELGRVLGKGIDITQETRIKLAKLLMKLGFEGEVPYPNIETKDDAQKFIGLPIDELKAEKKVFLKELATEWDKEAAEREAKY; encoded by the coding sequence ATGAGTAATAAAAGAAAACCTTGGATGAACTGGATGCTTTTTTTAGCATCGTTAGTAATTGTGTTTTTGTTAGGACTTTTAGTGTCTTCAATAACAGAACGCAAAATGGAGGCTAAATTTGCATATACTCCAATGACTGAAATTAACAAATTGGAACCTAGAAATGAAGTTTGGGGAGAAAATTTTCCTCGAGAATTCCAATCGTATTACAAAACGGCAGATACTACTTTCCGTTCAAAATATAATGGAAATGCAATGATTGATATGCTTGAAGAAGATCCTCGTTTAGTGGTACTTTGGGCAGGTTATGGATTTTCAAAAGATTACAATCAAGGGCGTGGACACGTGTACGCAATTGAAGATGTTAGAAATACTTTAAGAACAGGTGCACCAACTGGACCAGAAGACGGACCTATGCCTTCTACTTGTTGGACGTGTAAATCACCAGATGTTCCACGTTTAATAAACGAAATAGGAGTGGATGCTTATTATAGTGGTAAATGGGCAAGTAAAGGTACAGAAATTGTAAATCCAATTGGTTGTGCAAACTGTCATGATGAAGAATCAATGCGACTTACTATTACGCAACCAGCTTTAATTGAAGCTTTTGAACGTCAAGGAAAAGACATTACAAAAGCTTCACATAACGAAATGCGCTCGTTGGTGTGTGCGCAATGTCACGTAGAATATTATTTCAACAAAAATTTACCTGAAAAAGAAGGAATCCCTTACTTAGTTTTCCCTTGGGATGATGGTCAAACTGTTGAAGATATGGAAAAATATTATGACAATATTGAATTTAGCGATTGGACACACGCCATTAGTAAAGCACCAATGTTAAAGGCACAACATCCAGGTTACGAAACCTACAATATGGGTATTCACGGCCAAAGAGGAGTTTCTTGTGCCGACTGTCATATGCCTTATAAAACTGAAGGTGGACAAAAATTTACCGATCATCATATTCAATCTCCTTTAAATAATGTGGCGAATTCTTGTCAAGTTTGTCATAGAGAAGAAAAAGATGAATTAATTGCAAATGTTTTCAGTAATCAAGATCGTATTATAGAAAATCGTGACCAATTAGAACGTTTATTAGTACGTGCACACGTTGAAGCAGGTAAATGTTGGGAATTAGGAGCTACTGAAGCTCAAATGAAAGATATTTTACACGGTATTCGTATTGGACAATGGCGTTGGGATTATGTTGCAGCTTCGCACGGAGGTTCTTTTCACGCCCCAGTTGAGTTAGGTAGAGTTCTTGGTAAAGGAATTGATATTACACAAGAAACTAGAATTAAATTAGCAAAATTGTTAATGAAATTAGGGTTTGAAGGTGAAGTTCCTTATCCAAATATTGAAACAAAAGACGATGCTCAAAAGTTTATTGGATTACCAATAGACGAATTAAAAGCTGAAAAGAAAGTTTTCTTAAAAGAATTAGCTACAGAGTGGGATAAAGAAGCTGCTGAAAGAGAGGCTAAATATTAA